From one Peredibacter starrii genomic stretch:
- the rplQ gene encoding 50S ribosomal protein L17: MRHGNHKYKLGVKPQHRKALVQGLAMELIIHGKIRTTETKAKAIKPFVEKLVTIAKNDTVANRRLAFTKLNNKEAVAALFTNVAPKFKQRPGGYTRILKLAEGRLGDGAKEAYIAFVE, from the coding sequence ATGAGACACGGTAACCACAAATACAAACTAGGCGTTAAGCCTCAGCACAGAAAAGCTCTTGTTCAGGGTCTTGCTATGGAACTAATCATCCACGGTAAAATCCGTACTACAGAAACAAAAGCTAAAGCTATCAAGCCTTTCGTTGAAAAGCTTGTGACTATCGCTAAGAACGATACGGTTGCTAACCGTCGTCTAGCTTTCACAAAACTTAACAACAAAGAAGCAGTAGCTGCTCTATTCACAAACGTTGCTCCAAAATTCAAGCAACGCCCAGGTGGATATACTCGTATCCTTAAGCTTGCTGAAGGTCGTCTTGGTGACGGTGCTAAAGAAGCTTACATCGCTTTCGTTGAGTAA
- the rplO gene encoding 50S ribosomal protein L15 — MLTLKTLKSPKGAHKNIKRIGRGQGSGQGTQAGKGHKGQKARSGGGIRIGFEGGQMPLYRRLPKVGFSNAAFKVEYAVVNLEKLAAKFDSEVVSRETLIEKGFLAGINKSMPIKILAKGDFNKALTFKGIEKYSAKALELIKKAGGKVENA; from the coding sequence ATGTTAACTCTTAAAACACTAAAAAGCCCAAAAGGCGCCCACAAGAATATCAAGCGTATCGGCCGTGGTCAGGGTTCTGGTCAAGGTACTCAAGCTGGTAAAGGTCACAAGGGTCAAAAAGCTCGTTCTGGTGGCGGTATCCGCATCGGTTTCGAGGGTGGTCAGATGCCTCTTTACAGACGTCTACCAAAAGTTGGTTTCTCTAACGCGGCATTCAAAGTTGAATACGCTGTTGTTAACCTTGAGAAGCTAGCTGCTAAGTTTGATTCAGAAGTAGTTTCACGCGAAACTCTTATCGAAAAAGGTTTCCTAGCTGGTATTAATAAGTCTATGCCGATCAAAATCTTGGCAAAAGGCGATTTTAATAAGGCTCTTACCTTTAAAGGCATTGAAAAGTACTCTGCTAAAGCTTTAGAATTAATCAAAAAAGCTGGCGGCAAAGTCGAGAATGCTTAA
- the rpsH gene encoding 30S ribosomal protein S8 translates to MMTDPIADMLTRIRNANKAGLDKLELPASKIKANICRVLKEEGYIKSFKIAAKSPSEIVIKIGLKEGAIVGLKRISSPGLRVYKGYTEMPRVLSGLGVSIVSTSAGIISSRKAASLKLGGEIICNVW, encoded by the coding sequence ATGATGACAGATCCTATCGCAGATATGTTAACAAGAATTCGCAATGCTAACAAAGCCGGCCTTGATAAGCTTGAGCTTCCTGCTAGCAAAATTAAAGCGAACATTTGCCGCGTTCTAAAAGAAGAAGGCTATATTAAGTCTTTCAAGATCGCTGCTAAGTCTCCTTCTGAAATCGTGATCAAAATCGGTCTTAAAGAAGGTGCTATCGTTGGTCTTAAAAGAATCTCATCACCGGGATTAAGAGTTTATAAAGGCTATACTGAAATGCCTCGAGTTCTATCAGGACTTGGTGTTTCAATTGTTTCCACTTCTGCGGGAATTATTTCTTCTCGCAAAGCAGCCTCTCTGAAACTAGGTGGCGAAATCATCTGTAACGTTTGGTAA
- the rpsM gene encoding 30S ribosomal protein S13: MARLLGVDLPRNKKMSVALRAIYGVGPKVAADVLAKVGIHGDKSSNDINEEEVQAIRTALDEYTVEGDLRREIALNIKRLKDLGCYRGIRHRKGLPVRGQRTHTNARTRKGPAVAIAGKKSIKAMK, from the coding sequence ATGGCACGTTTATTAGGTGTAGACTTACCAAGAAATAAAAAAATGAGCGTAGCTCTAAGAGCAATTTACGGCGTAGGCCCTAAAGTTGCAGCTGATGTTCTAGCGAAAGTTGGAATTCACGGCGATAAGAGCTCAAATGATATTAACGAAGAAGAAGTACAAGCAATTCGTACTGCTCTTGATGAGTACACTGTAGAAGGTGACCTTCGTCGTGAAATCGCTCTAAACATCAAGCGCCTTAAGGATCTTGGTTGTTACCGTGGTATCCGTCACCGTAAGGGTCTTCCGGTTCGTGGTCAGCGTACACACACAAACGCTCGTACACGTAAGGGTCCTGCTGTAGCGATCGCGGGTAAGAAATCAATCAAGGCAATGAAATAA
- a CDS encoding DNA-directed RNA polymerase subunit alpha, producing the protein MNSFMSKNWAGMIRPAALEVDTEGLKSNYGKFTAKPLERGYGLTLGNSLRRVLLSSLQGAGIVAVKVDGVDHEFGTINNIKEEVSEIILNLKEIRFKIIDKEEVTLVLEKNNEGAVKASDIQENANVKVLNPEHVIANVSSGGSIRMELKVARGKGYVTALDNKEAFDLPVGWIYIDTLFSPVHRVNYTVTNSRVGKRTDYDKLTLEVWTNAGIDPVDAVAISAKILRDQLSVFLNFEDKDAPAEVKPTAAASTGGVANEALLKPVSELELSVRSANCLHNANIKYIYELVSKTEGEMLRTKNFGRKSLNEIKEILSSMGLGLGMKVDNIMKQVQHAD; encoded by the coding sequence ATGAATTCTTTTATGAGTAAAAACTGGGCCGGTATGATTCGTCCGGCTGCTTTAGAAGTAGATACAGAAGGTCTTAAGTCTAACTACGGTAAGTTCACAGCTAAGCCACTTGAGCGCGGCTACGGTCTTACTCTTGGTAACTCTCTTCGCAGAGTTCTTCTATCATCACTACAAGGTGCTGGTATTGTTGCTGTTAAAGTTGACGGTGTTGACCATGAGTTCGGCACAATCAATAACATCAAAGAAGAAGTTTCTGAGATCATTCTTAACCTAAAAGAGATCCGTTTCAAGATCATCGATAAAGAAGAAGTGACTCTTGTTCTTGAGAAGAACAATGAAGGCGCTGTTAAAGCTTCTGATATCCAAGAAAATGCAAACGTAAAAGTTCTTAACCCAGAACACGTTATCGCTAACGTTTCTTCAGGCGGATCAATCCGTATGGAGCTAAAAGTTGCTCGTGGTAAAGGTTATGTTACTGCTCTAGATAACAAAGAAGCTTTTGATCTACCTGTTGGTTGGATCTATATCGATACTCTTTTCTCACCAGTTCACCGTGTGAACTACACTGTGACAAACTCACGTGTTGGTAAGAGAACTGACTACGATAAGCTAACTCTTGAAGTTTGGACAAATGCTGGTATCGATCCGGTTGATGCTGTAGCTATTTCAGCAAAAATCCTTCGTGACCAACTTTCTGTTTTCCTTAACTTTGAAGATAAAGATGCACCTGCTGAAGTTAAGCCTACGGCTGCAGCTTCTACTGGTGGCGTTGCTAACGAAGCACTTCTTAAGCCAGTTTCTGAGCTTGAGCTATCTGTTCGTTCAGCTAACTGTTTACATAACGCTAACATTAAATATATCTACGAGCTCGTTTCTAAAACAGAAGGCGAAATGCTACGTACTAAGAACTTCGGTCGTAAATCTCTTAACGAAATTAAAGAGATTCTTTCATCGATGGGACTTGGCCTTGGCATGAAAGTCGACAATATCATGAAACAAGTTCAGCACGCTGACTAA
- the rplF gene encoding 50S ribosomal protein L6: protein MSRIGKKPVGIPDKVEVKVNGLTVDVKGPKGQLSYTFHKDVKIEKADKAINVLPANQTTSAKAVWGMSRTLLGNMVTGVTTGFVKSLEFNGVGYKAAVSGSTLTLNLGYSHSIDYKLPKGVEAKVNKNVIEFHGCDKELVGFVAAQVRSFREPEPYKGKGLKYTDETIIRKAGKTGAKK from the coding sequence ATGTCACGTATTGGAAAAAAGCCGGTAGGCATTCCTGATAAAGTAGAAGTTAAAGTTAACGGTCTTACCGTTGACGTAAAAGGCCCTAAGGGTCAGCTTTCTTATACTTTTCACAAAGATGTGAAAATTGAAAAAGCTGATAAAGCAATCAACGTACTTCCAGCTAACCAGACTACATCTGCTAAAGCTGTTTGGGGTATGTCTAGAACGCTCCTTGGTAACATGGTAACTGGTGTAACAACTGGTTTCGTAAAATCTCTTGAGTTTAACGGTGTAGGTTACAAGGCTGCTGTTTCTGGTAGCACTCTAACTCTTAACCTTGGTTACTCTCACTCTATTGACTACAAACTCCCAAAAGGTGTTGAAGCTAAAGTTAATAAGAACGTGATTGAATTCCACGGTTGCGATAAAGAACTTGTTGGTTTCGTTGCCGCTCAAGTCCGCTCTTTCAGAGAGCCTGAACCATATAAGGGGAAGGGCTTGAAGTACACAGATGAGACAATCATCCGTAAGGCCGGTAAAACAGGTGCTAAAAAATAA
- the rpsK gene encoding 30S ribosomal protein S11 has translation MNTSAAANKGGKKKVRKNLNHGVCHIHASFNNTIVTISDADGNAVVWASAGGLGFRGSKKSTPFAAQVASQEAAKKAAEHGLNSVDVKVKGPGAGRENAIRALLAAGLRITSVADMSPMPHNGCRAPKRRRV, from the coding sequence ATGAATACTTCTGCTGCTGCAAATAAAGGCGGCAAGAAGAAAGTTCGTAAGAACTTAAATCACGGCGTATGTCACATCCACGCTTCGTTCAACAACACAATCGTAACAATCAGCGATGCTGATGGTAACGCTGTTGTTTGGGCTTCTGCTGGTGGCCTTGGCTTCCGCGGTTCAAAAAAATCAACTCCATTCGCTGCTCAAGTAGCTTCTCAAGAAGCTGCTAAGAAAGCTGCTGAACATGGCCTTAACTCTGTAGACGTTAAAGTTAAAGGTCCAGGCGCTGGTCGTGAAAACGCAATCCGCGCTCTTCTTGCTGCCGGCCTCAGAATCACTTCTGTAGCTGACATGAGCCCAATGCCTCACAACGGCTGTCGCGCTCCGAAGAGAAGAAGAGTATAA
- the rpmD gene encoding 50S ribosomal protein L30, whose product MSNKQITVKLIRSTIACTDKQKATVRGLGLRRINHTKTLENTPAVRGMIKAMIQWLEIVK is encoded by the coding sequence ATGAGCAACAAGCAAATTACAGTTAAACTAATCAGAAGCACAATCGCTTGTACTGATAAGCAAAAAGCTACAGTCCGCGGCCTAGGTCTTAGAAGAATCAATCACACGAAAACGCTTGAGAATACTCCAGCTGTTCGTGGAATGATCAAAGCTATGATCCAGTGGCTCGAGATCGTAAAATAA
- the rpsE gene encoding 30S ribosomal protein S5 — protein MSEENNNEVENETEAKSDKKGGKRPARAPRAEKKPQTEGLNPDLEERVVAVNRVAKVVKGGRRFSFAALIVVGDKNGKVGYGLGKAKEVPDAIRKAGMKASKRMIKVSIENGTIPHEVLGLFGAGEVLLKPAGEGTGIKAAGACRSILELAGVKNVLTKSVRGSNPHNIVKATFKALKNLRSLDEVATVRGVNTKGLRMKAKAPKA, from the coding sequence ATGAGCGAAGAAAATAACAACGAAGTAGAAAACGAAACAGAAGCGAAATCTGATAAGAAAGGTGGCAAGCGTCCAGCTCGTGCCCCTCGCGCAGAAAAGAAACCTCAAACTGAAGGTCTAAATCCAGATCTAGAAGAAAGAGTTGTTGCTGTTAACCGCGTAGCTAAAGTAGTTAAGGGTGGTCGTCGTTTCTCATTTGCAGCACTAATTGTTGTAGGTGATAAGAACGGTAAAGTTGGTTACGGTCTTGGTAAAGCAAAAGAAGTTCCTGATGCTATCCGCAAGGCTGGAATGAAAGCTTCTAAGCGTATGATCAAAGTATCTATCGAGAACGGAACAATCCCTCACGAAGTACTAGGTCTATTCGGCGCTGGTGAAGTTCTTCTTAAACCTGCTGGCGAAGGTACTGGTATTAAAGCTGCTGGTGCATGTCGTTCAATCCTTGAGCTTGCTGGTGTTAAGAACGTACTTACTAAGTCTGTTCGTGGATCAAACCCACACAACATCGTAAAAGCAACTTTCAAAGCACTTAAGAACCTTCGTTCACTTGATGAAGTGGCAACTGTTCGCGGTGTAAACACTAAAGGTCTTCGTATGAAGGCTAAAGCTCCAAAAGCTTAA
- the infA gene encoding translation initiation factor IF-1, whose amino-acid sequence MAESTDTIEVEGEVLELLPNTRFRVKLPNGHVVLAHISGKMRMNFIKILPGDKVVIEISKYDLDKGRIIFRSKG is encoded by the coding sequence ATGGCTGAGTCAACTGACACAATTGAAGTGGAAGGGGAAGTTCTCGAACTTTTACCCAATACGCGTTTTAGAGTAAAACTCCCGAATGGGCATGTGGTTTTAGCCCACATCAGCGGGAAGATGAGAATGAATTTTATCAAGATCCTACCTGGAGATAAGGTTGTGATTGAGATTAGTAAATATGACCTTGATAAAGGTCGAATCATTTTTAGAAGCAAGGGTTAA
- the secY gene encoding preprotein translocase subunit SecY — MSSNVSKLEELKKRVFFTILMLGIYRVATQVPTPGVDGAALSSFFDGMKGSLFSVFNTFSGGALERFSVLALGIMPYITSSIIFSLLSYSIPALGELQKEPDGHKKISQYTRYATVLLCFFQGYGLAVGLENIKSPNGLPVVIDPGMSFRLLTVISLTAGTMFVMWLGEQITERGIGNGISLIIFAGIAAGIPTGIRDTFNLLQNGEMSIVNLLIVLAIMLVSFWFIIFVERAFRKVPVQYAKRVVNNRVFGGQSSHLPIKVNISGVMPPIFASALLGFPTTISQFVPQESPIKAYFTNIEQLFYPGRMLYNCVFIGLIVFFAYFYSTIQFKTEDVSESLKKNGGFIPGIRPGDQTADFLNQVVSRLTLVGAIYVAAICLMPSILFNYAKVPFYFGGTSLLILVGVAIDTMAQAEGFMISQRLDTAYKVKGKYSGVKRF, encoded by the coding sequence ATGTCATCGAATGTTTCTAAGCTCGAAGAGCTAAAAAAACGAGTTTTCTTTACCATTTTAATGCTTGGAATATATCGAGTGGCCACTCAAGTCCCTACACCGGGAGTTGATGGGGCCGCTCTTTCATCATTTTTTGATGGAATGAAAGGTTCTCTCTTTAGCGTGTTCAACACCTTCTCAGGTGGAGCTCTTGAGCGTTTCTCAGTACTCGCTCTTGGAATCATGCCTTACATCACGTCTTCGATTATTTTCTCTCTTCTATCTTATTCGATCCCGGCCCTTGGCGAACTTCAAAAAGAGCCGGATGGTCATAAGAAAATCTCTCAATACACTCGTTATGCAACTGTACTTCTGTGTTTCTTCCAGGGTTATGGTCTAGCGGTTGGTCTTGAGAACATCAAATCGCCAAATGGTCTTCCAGTGGTGATTGATCCAGGCATGAGTTTCCGTCTCTTAACTGTTATCAGTCTAACTGCCGGTACAATGTTTGTAATGTGGCTGGGCGAGCAGATCACAGAAAGAGGTATCGGTAATGGTATTTCTCTTATCATTTTCGCAGGTATCGCTGCTGGTATCCCAACAGGTATCAGAGATACATTCAACCTTCTACAAAACGGTGAAATGAGCATCGTAAACCTTCTAATCGTTCTAGCGATTATGTTGGTTTCTTTCTGGTTCATCATTTTCGTAGAGAGAGCTTTCCGCAAAGTTCCGGTTCAGTACGCTAAGCGTGTTGTTAATAACCGTGTGTTCGGTGGTCAGTCTTCTCACCTTCCAATTAAAGTAAATATCTCTGGAGTAATGCCTCCGATTTTCGCGAGTGCACTTCTAGGGTTCCCGACAACTATCTCTCAATTTGTCCCACAAGAAAGCCCTATTAAGGCTTACTTCACGAACATTGAGCAGTTGTTCTATCCAGGTCGCATGCTTTACAACTGCGTATTCATCGGCTTGATCGTTTTCTTCGCGTACTTCTACTCAACAATTCAGTTCAAGACTGAAGACGTTTCTGAGTCTTTAAAGAAGAACGGTGGATTCATTCCAGGTATCCGTCCAGGTGATCAGACTGCTGATTTCCTTAACCAGGTAGTAAGCCGCTTGACTCTTGTAGGTGCTATTTATGTAGCAGCTATCTGTCTAATGCCTTCTATCCTATTTAACTACGCAAAAGTACCGTTCTACTTCGGTGGAACTTCTCTTCTAATTCTTGTGGGTGTAGCTATCGATACGATGGCCCAGGCTGAAGGTTTCATGATTTCTCAGCGTCTGGACACGGCTTACAAAGTTAAAGGTAAGTACTCAGGCGTGAAAAGGTTCTAA
- the rplR gene encoding 50S ribosomal protein L18, which produces MRKNTAKIKNETKAKEYRRKLSIRKKVVGSAEAPRLCVTKTNKHLRVQAIDDVKSATIFSVQTYGKAKVADHANAEGAKKVGAAVAATLKKNNLSKAVFDRSGKQYTGVIKALADSIRENGIQI; this is translated from the coding sequence ATGAGAAAAAATACCGCAAAAATTAAAAATGAAACTAAGGCAAAAGAATACCGCCGCAAGCTTTCTATCAGAAAGAAAGTGGTAGGTTCTGCCGAAGCTCCTCGCTTGTGTGTAACTAAAACTAACAAGCACCTTCGTGTTCAAGCTATTGACGATGTTAAGTCAGCTACAATCTTCTCTGTACAAACATACGGAAAAGCAAAAGTTGCTGATCACGCAAATGCTGAAGGCGCTAAGAAAGTTGGTGCAGCAGTTGCAGCTACGCTCAAGAAGAATAACCTTTCTAAAGCCGTATTCGACAGAAGCGGTAAACAGTACACAGGTGTTATTAAAGCACTTGCTGACTCAATCCGTGAAAACGGCATCCAAATTTAA
- a CDS encoding adenylate kinase produces the protein MKSHLIFIGAPGSGKGTQANKLVADRNFKHISTGDLLRSEISKMSPLGLEVKKVMDEGKLVSDELVIRLLQANINLTASQYIFDGYPRNLAQAQTLDAEVLKGAPSLAVYFEINMTKLVERLTNRRTCKNCGAIYNLISKKPKVMGVCDQCGGTDLQQRADDKEDVIKNRLTVFQDTINPVIKYYQDLGRLMKVDAEGSVEEIYNMISSKV, from the coding sequence ATGAAGTCTCACCTGATTTTCATAGGGGCTCCGGGTTCTGGAAAAGGAACACAGGCCAACAAGTTAGTAGCTGATAGAAATTTTAAACACATTTCTACTGGTGACTTACTTCGCTCTGAAATCAGCAAGATGTCTCCGCTTGGTCTTGAAGTGAAGAAAGTAATGGACGAGGGTAAGCTGGTTTCAGACGAACTCGTTATCAGACTCCTTCAGGCCAACATTAACCTGACGGCTTCTCAGTATATCTTTGATGGCTATCCAAGAAATTTGGCGCAAGCTCAGACCCTGGATGCTGAAGTATTGAAGGGTGCTCCGTCATTAGCGGTGTACTTCGAAATTAATATGACTAAGTTAGTCGAAAGACTAACAAATCGCAGGACATGTAAGAACTGCGGTGCTATATATAACCTCATCTCAAAAAAGCCTAAGGTAATGGGCGTATGCGACCAGTGCGGTGGTACGGATCTCCAACAGAGAGCCGATGATAAGGAAGATGTGATCAAGAATCGCCTAACGGTGTTCCAAGACACAATCAATCCCGTTATCAAGTACTATCAAGATCTTGGACGTTTGATGAAGGTTGATGCGGAAGGATCGGTTGAAGAAATCTATAATATGATTTCGTCAAAAGTGTGA
- a CDS encoding sigma-54 interaction domain-containing protein — translation MIDWKAIKDLHTTKSLEKIVGNWYGLDVLYVDTQGRVQFVQEPGYSFKSPFLKLQMSHSFGHDWLEADVEKVFEFFNSSSEMSYEFDAFFPGTYGYSHKVVVDDEFCGVVIAYPYFKDTSTTEEVENVVKKVVECGIGQEDAKVAVSKIKKFAGRFYDEMKELVAIVADEVGTFHHEISKREARIMDLNSEIGNKYRYHNLIGKSKKMQQVYHLLSKVSNSESTIMIQGENGTGKEMVAKAIHYNSPRKDAVFMAVNCSAFNDNLLDSELFGHVKGAFTGAIKDKKGVFEVANGGTLFLDEIGDTSPSMQVKLLRILQEGTFMPVGATQPKKVNVRVVAATNKNLKEMIAKGEFREDLYYRINVINVALPPLRERQEDIPVLMDFFLQKRCEEAGLPLKTFSKKCLEKMLDHTWPGNVRELQNEVERLVVIAGEDKNITPDMLSSRILESGESHGHAPSHSGGSFLKGVNTNGSLKDALEELEILMIREGLKRCAFNKSKLAKELGISRAGLIMKVEKYGLDKRAQKRAAGE, via the coding sequence ATGATTGATTGGAAAGCGATTAAGGATCTACATACTACGAAAAGCCTCGAGAAGATTGTTGGTAATTGGTACGGGCTGGACGTGTTGTATGTTGATACTCAAGGCCGCGTGCAGTTCGTGCAAGAGCCGGGTTATTCATTCAAATCACCTTTCTTAAAACTACAAATGTCTCATTCATTCGGTCATGACTGGCTGGAAGCAGATGTTGAAAAAGTATTCGAATTTTTCAACTCGTCTTCAGAGATGAGTTATGAGTTCGATGCTTTCTTCCCGGGAACATATGGTTACTCACATAAAGTGGTAGTAGACGATGAGTTCTGTGGAGTGGTGATCGCTTATCCATATTTCAAAGATACTTCAACAACTGAAGAGGTTGAGAATGTTGTTAAAAAAGTTGTCGAGTGTGGCATTGGCCAGGAAGACGCTAAAGTTGCGGTTTCTAAAATTAAAAAATTCGCGGGTCGCTTCTACGACGAGATGAAAGAACTTGTGGCGATCGTTGCGGATGAAGTGGGCACTTTCCACCACGAAATTTCGAAGCGTGAGGCTCGCATCATGGACCTTAACTCTGAGATCGGTAACAAATACCGTTATCATAACCTGATTGGTAAATCGAAAAAGATGCAACAGGTTTATCACCTTCTTTCAAAAGTATCGAACTCTGAATCTACAATTATGATTCAAGGTGAGAACGGTACCGGTAAAGAAATGGTGGCGAAGGCGATCCACTATAATTCACCAAGAAAAGATGCTGTTTTCATGGCAGTAAACTGTTCAGCGTTTAACGATAACCTTCTAGACTCAGAACTGTTCGGTCACGTGAAAGGTGCGTTTACAGGCGCGATCAAGGACAAGAAAGGTGTATTCGAAGTTGCTAACGGCGGAACACTGTTTCTGGATGAAATCGGGGACACGTCTCCATCAATGCAGGTAAAACTTCTTCGTATCCTTCAAGAAGGTACGTTCATGCCGGTGGGTGCAACTCAGCCGAAGAAAGTAAATGTACGCGTAGTGGCGGCAACGAACAAAAACCTTAAAGAGATGATCGCTAAAGGTGAGTTCAGAGAAGATCTTTATTACAGAATTAACGTGATCAACGTGGCCCTTCCACCTCTTCGTGAGCGTCAGGAAGATATTCCGGTCCTGATGGATTTCTTCCTTCAGAAGCGTTGTGAGGAAGCAGGTCTTCCACTTAAGACCTTCTCGAAGAAGTGTCTTGAGAAGATGCTGGATCACACATGGCCAGGTAACGTACGTGAACTTCAAAACGAAGTTGAGCGTCTGGTTGTAATCGCGGGTGAAGATAAAAACATCACGCCGGATATGCTTTCTTCAAGAATTCTGGAAAGCGGAGAGTCTCATGGTCACGCTCCATCTCACTCTGGTGGTAGCTTCCTTAAAGGTGTGAACACAAACGGTTCACTGAAAGATGCTCTGGAAGAACTAGAGATTCTGATGATCCGTGAAGGTCTAAAACGTTGTGCCTTCAACAAGTCAAAACTTGCGAAGGAACTTGGTATTTCTCGCGCGGGTCTGATTATGAAGGTCGAGAAGTACGGCCTTGATAAGCGAGCTCAGAAAAGAGCAGCGGGCGAATAG
- a CDS encoding TIGR02147 family protein: MDKPDIFQYVDYRRFLKDMYLYKKSRNPSFSENAFVFAAGFGKNSRGYLGLVVKNKRNLTQKSIDGFAKAMDLSPEETKYFENMVHFNQADNDIEKNRFFEEMKKDVKGNDVKVFQVMEHQSRYLNEWHLSVLRELIELKDFEENPEWIMNRLGGTITREKIDEGIKDLIGLGFVIRNEEGKLVNADGPILLEVTSPTLRNSMALQKHFALKAVDAMENLPQDKRCAQLITLSIPKNRFEDLRHEMRFFAQQILQKYSVGPTNEEVVQMGMQLIQVTY; the protein is encoded by the coding sequence ATGGATAAGCCAGATATTTTTCAATACGTAGACTACCGTCGCTTTCTGAAAGACATGTATCTTTACAAAAAGTCTCGCAATCCAAGTTTTTCGGAAAATGCTTTTGTATTCGCGGCAGGCTTTGGAAAAAACTCGCGCGGGTATCTTGGACTAGTGGTGAAAAACAAAAGAAATCTGACCCAGAAATCCATTGATGGGTTTGCGAAAGCAATGGATCTCAGTCCGGAAGAAACCAAGTATTTTGAAAATATGGTTCACTTCAATCAGGCCGATAATGATATTGAAAAGAACCGTTTTTTTGAAGAGATGAAAAAAGATGTGAAAGGTAATGACGTTAAAGTGTTTCAGGTGATGGAACATCAGTCTCGCTATTTGAATGAATGGCATCTTTCAGTTTTAAGAGAACTGATTGAACTTAAAGATTTTGAAGAGAATCCGGAATGGATCATGAACCGACTCGGGGGAACGATTACTCGAGAAAAAATCGATGAGGGAATCAAGGATCTTATTGGTTTGGGTTTTGTGATTCGAAATGAAGAGGGAAAATTGGTCAACGCGGATGGGCCCATTTTGTTAGAGGTCACGTCTCCAACGCTCAGAAATTCGATGGCCCTGCAAAAGCACTTTGCACTTAAGGCAGTGGATGCGATGGAAAATCTTCCTCAGGACAAGAGGTGTGCCCAATTGATTACTCTAAGTATTCCTAAGAATCGGTTTGAAGATCTAAGGCACGAAATGAGATTCTTTGCGCAGCAGATCCTGCAGAAGTACTCGGTGGGACCCACTAATGAAGAAGTGGTGCAGATGGGAATGCAGCTCATTCAGGTTACTTACTAA
- the rpmJ gene encoding 50S ribosomal protein L36 — MKVRSSVKPICKDCKVVKREGVLRVICKVNPKHKQKQG, encoded by the coding sequence ATGAAAGTACGTTCATCGGTAAAACCAATCTGTAAAGACTGTAAAGTTGTAAAGCGTGAAGGCGTTCTTCGCGTAATTTGCAAAGTAAATCCAAAGCATAAGCAGAAACAAGGATAA
- a CDS encoding TlpA family protein disulfide reductase, translated as MLNRIIVILLVIAAAVGYSVYQKKTLEGQLEHKQGAILAKLPQATFETLDGRPFDVQKVFEDRTSLLVVHYWGTWCGPCEAELPDLLSFLKRFEGQPEVKFLLVAVNDDKVKVEKHLKTIAIPKANITWLLDNKNVHRDVFGTTRVPETYVFSSDMTTLRKYVGPQEWNKTMFFQTFDEFIQISTRKL; from the coding sequence ATGCTAAATCGTATCATCGTCATTCTTCTCGTTATTGCTGCTGCTGTTGGGTACTCGGTCTATCAAAAGAAGACCCTTGAGGGCCAATTGGAGCATAAGCAGGGCGCGATTCTGGCGAAACTCCCACAAGCTACATTTGAAACTCTCGATGGCCGGCCCTTCGACGTTCAGAAAGTATTCGAAGATCGCACGAGCCTCCTGGTTGTCCATTATTGGGGCACTTGGTGCGGCCCATGTGAAGCTGAGCTCCCTGACCTGTTAAGCTTTTTAAAGCGATTTGAAGGCCAACCAGAGGTTAAGTTCCTGCTCGTGGCCGTGAATGATGACAAAGTGAAGGTCGAGAAGCACTTAAAGACCATCGCCATCCCTAAAGCTAATATCACTTGGCTCCTGGATAATAAGAACGTTCACCGTGACGTTTTCGGGACCACTCGTGTGCCTGAAACCTATGTGTTTTCGTCAGACATGACCACCCTCCGTAAGTACGTGGGCCCTCAGGAGTGGAATAAGACCATGTTTTTCCAAACTTTTGACGAATTCATCCAGATTTCTACCCGCAAGCTGTAA